A stretch of DNA from Cannabis sativa cultivar Pink pepper isolate KNU-18-1 chromosome X, ASM2916894v1, whole genome shotgun sequence:
TTGATGGTATCTAAATTCCTCTAACAATATATTCCATAATGCATTttgtattatatttaaaattaagtattAAACTAATTAAAGCAATATAAAACATCAACCGAACatattttctttgttttgtttttgaaagTGCTCCAAACATAGTATTACTAGCACACCCACAATTTAATAGAGAAGGCCTTCTACAGAGTGGCAATGCGAGGACCTTATGATGATCATATGAAGAAAAGACGCAAACTTATAGAAAGATTATCCTAGtgtaaacaatatatatataattaataatatgaaaGCAGCTTATTATGATTAATACTATAATAATAACTTAGGTAGATGAAATATTGTTGAGAGGCTGAAAGCCATGTCGAAGGGCTGCTTCCCAAACTTTGTGAAAATGAGAGAAAtctgcattattattattattattattattagtggtaGGAATAACACCACATTCATGCTCATTCCAATCTTCTAAGCCATGTACTATCCCAGCTACACGCCATGCACTCATCACCCTTCTTGGCAACCAATTCtgttcaaatattaattaattattaatactgttatttatatatatttaacaaaCTAATTAATacgaataataaataaataaataaaatgttattATATATTGTACCTCACAAGAGTGGACATTCTCGAGAGATTTAGGAGTTAACATTGCAGGAGTGTAGTGGTAGAAGCAGTCTTTGCGTAGTTTCTTAGGTTGGAATTGAGAGAAAGGAATAAATACGGTTCCTTTTGAAGCTTTCAATTGTTCTTCTTCACTTAATCCATCTCCCACTAACCAAacctatataaatttatataaatatataattaccaTTAATTCTGACCATATATATCATTTCTCATATTTATTAAGTCAATATTATCCAGCTTTAATATCATTAATACCTGGTAAGAAGTACTTTTGGTGAGAACCAAATTACTCTTAGAGTCAACATTGAGTAAAAAGTTTTTAAGTTTGGTATACTCATCCTCTCGCAATGTTGCCACCTGAAGAAAATAAGtaatgtaattattattaaaaaatcatcaacttaatttaataaataatattatattattaataataaaattacctGAATACCCTTGTGGCACAAAGCCAAGGCAACCAAAGAAGCAACTTTGGTAATTTTGCCTCTAAGCAGGACTTGGGTTGTGGGTTTAGGTATGGTGTTGAGTATTACAGCCACTGCAAGGCTACTGCCATCCACAACTTTAGTCTTCAACTCAGGATGCCTTTTCACATAGAGTGCACCATATGCATTCAGCTCTTCACTCTGCAGTAATTAACATTTTCTAATTTCATCATTCAATTTCTCACAATCTACTATTACATTGTTCCATAGTAGTGTATAAtcctaataattatatattggtAGAGGTATAGGGTATTTGATATTAGCTATGGTGGGAGTAGAgttacaatcctaataattATACATTGGTCAAGATTGACCGTATTGtctaaataaatggtaaaaattATGCACTGACACTGACAGTATACATATATTACTTACTTGATTTAAGAGACCAAGACTCAAAACTTTAACTCCTTTCTCTTCAGCTTCAAGTATGGCTTCCTCAACCAAGCTGTTGATTGATGCATTTTGCCATTGCAAAGAGtactacaaaaaaaaacattataacTTTTATATACAAGTACGAATACTGTAAGGCTAGTATTACATatgattattaaatatatattatattaattgcgTACGTACTTGGAGCTTGTATTTTGGTATAGCCCAAGTTTGTACGTTGAGTCGATTAAAACGATGCCTTTCCACAACAAATGGACGGCCATAAATCCAAGTTATCATGATGGACCAGAGAGTGAGGGGCCACATAAACATCATGATGTACCATTTGGGTGACACGTAGGGCTTTGATGACACGTGGGCAAATCCTACTTGTAAGTGGAAAATAGACTCCGGTGTTGTGAGATGCGTTAAGTACACCACTTGAGCTGATTCTTCTCCTCTTTTCAACGACGTTTCATAAAGACTATCAGTACTCTTGTCCATTGTTCCATATAGATAGTCATAAAGTGGCATAAATAATGAATAGTTGGTTCGAAATTGAGTGTGGTGCAATGAATGGAACCTGAAAATGTACCACAGATATGCATATCACAACAATGAAGAATTAACTGTACAACtacgtttatatatatacaaggaAAAGAGAAACTTACGAAGGAGTATACATGAAGTACTTAAGAGGTGGAAATATAGAGAAGAGTGATTTAGGAACGAGCTCAAAATTGCAATGACCCAAATTGTTCATGAAATCAATGTAAGTCATATAACCAGCAATTGATGCTATGGAGGCTGTTCTTGTGAACAGTGTTGTCAATATGGGAGTTGCAAACAGCACAAAATACGCTATGTGCTCAGCAAATGGATGTATCACAGCTACATAGACACACACATATAATACATcacaattcatttaataaaaaaactactaaTGATATTGATTAATTGCACTATAATTATATGGGTTTATTCATTAGTTACTCACAAGTAATGGGCTCAGTGACAATGGAAGAGTGGTGATGAGAATGATAACGATTGTACAAGTAATGGTGGTGAAGAGCTCTATGAAGCCAATAGTATGCAAACTCCACAAAAgtagtatgaagaagaattgtTATCAGTACTCCATCACTTCTCCATAGCGGTAAGTTTTGTGCTCCATCGATTGTGAAAATTCCCACGTAGAACCAAATTCCATTAAACAATATTTGGTCATCCCTGAATAATATCATCATTAGAATAACAATAACAATTAATTCATATATATGATCATGATAagccatatatatatgtatttataattattgtgTGCAATGTTTATAATATTTTAGGGAAATTTGAGTTCATGGGACACTTTATATCATAAACATTTGTGGTGTAGTTCCTTCAAATgaaaaaatttttaaaagtttttttttttttttgaaaaattgttCACTCACGGAAGCAGGGTCTTAGAAGGCTTTTTTCTCTTTCTGGGAAGGGTCTTCAGGAAGCTAGTCCTCCTCTAGAAGGGGAGTTCCGGATGGCTAGTCTTTCCTCTTAGAAGGTAGTTCCTGATAATCGACTCTAGTTGGCTTTATTCTATGCAGAAGCTCCTTCAGCGAGTGTCTTTGGTTCGTGATCCCAGAAGCTCGTATACCGGATGCACTCACCCTTATGCTGACGTGGAGATCTCACTCAAAGAAGAtggttaagttagttattgtcTAACTAACTTAACACCATAACTTCTTGCAGCCACCGACTTTAGGATGTTGATCCTAAGCCTATAAAATTCACCTACTCTTGTCTTTTTAGAAGATGGTTCAGATTGAAattgagagatagagagagaaaagatTGAGAGGTACAGAGAGAGAGGtacagagaaaagagagagattgggTTTAGATTTTGTAAGAAGAATCTTCTATAGATGAAGAAGAATCTTGGGAAAGAGTGTGAGAGTTAAAACACTTTGAGAGAACTCAACAGAGAATCTTTCTCGACTATATTGTACTTGTTTTTGTTCAATCAAATAAGAGGATTTTGTGGTATTCCAGAGCTGGAGTAGAGCCATAGATCACATCAATCTATCAGACTTTAACCAGTGTATATCTTGGTattgattttattgttttactaCTTTATTCATTTCTTGTTTTTCATACTATGTTCATCTCTATTTTTCTCCGATTATTATTTGTGGTTTGTTAACTTGTCATTGCTAATCGTTTGATTATTTAAAGTTTAGTTATTTTGATTCTACACGTTTACAGAATGTGCAGGATCAAAATAATGAGTAATATCGGTATTGTAATATAATCTTGTCATCACTATCTGTGTATTCGGATAGTCAGTCATCTATCCATCTTTGTAAGAACCCAATTTATTATGAAAATACATAGACATAAGATTCTACTGGATAAGAGAGAAGATAGAAGAAGGGTTGGTTGATTTAGACAATGTCAGAATAGAAGATAATCCTGCTGATGTTGGGACTAAGGTCTTAACTGTAAACAAGTTCAAACATTGCTTGAACTTGATCAATCTCAAAAgttagtatattgggattccTGGAACACCAACCATGATGGTTGCATTTTTTCTTCATCACCGTCaatattttaatttgaattatctATGTAGAATTTATCGTATAGTTCCTCCAAATGAAAAGGTCTCCAAAAGTCTTTTCTGAAAAATTGTTCACTCACGGAAGCAAGTCTTGGAAGACTTTCTAGTCCTTCTAGGAAGAGTCTTTAGGAAGTTAGTCCTCCTCTGAAAAGTGAGTTTCAGATGGCTAGTCTTTCCTCCTGGAAGGTATAGTTCCTAATAGTCGACTCCAGCTGGCTCTATCCTATTCGGAAGTTCTTTCAGCGATTTCCTTCGGTCCGTGATCTCGGAAGCTCATATATGTTCCTGGATGCACTCACTCTTATGTTGACATGGAGATCTCGCTCAAAAGAGTtggttaagttagttattgCTTAACTAACTTAATAACTTAAGTTCTTGCAGTCACCGACTTTAGGATCTTGATCCTTAGCCTATAAACACTACAACAAATGTCACCTTTACCAGCATAGTTTGCTACTGCGCAGGTAAaggtaacttttaccagcgtaTTTCGCAAACTGCACTGGCaaagaggtcaaagttttaccagcgtagATTTGCAGTGgttaaaatctaacttttaccagtgTATTTACGAGCTGGAAAAAGTCATTTTTGTCAGCGCTTTTCAatttatgctggcaaaagttctaataccaacgttgatttgccaacacatcacaagtaaattctatATTACTAGCgcaatactaacttttgccagcacaaaaatgtgctggcaaaagtgacatttcttgtagtgaaatAGCACCTACACTTGTCTTTTTAAGAAGATGattgagattgagattgagagatagagagagaaaagacTGAGTGGTAGAGAGAGATACAGataaaagagagaggaaaaattaaaaactacaTAAAGGAAAAATAAGAAGGTGAGTGGTGATGATAGACCTTTTGATAAATTTCATGGTCGATCCTAAAGTATGAGAAACAGATAGCGAAGAGAGCAAGAGAGATGAAAAATAAAAGGTGAGCTGTGAGTGGAGTAATTTTtgagatttaatatttttttaataatgaccTTATAATATATGGGATGTTTTTGAAGGTAGAAACTCAAATTTCCCTataccattatatatatatatacataatatatatattaattaccaaTTTTTTTCCCTGTCCACTTGATCAAACTCAAGACCTCTATCAAGAATTCGATTGTTGCCTTTGGCATTAATGTAGCGAGACAAAGAGATCCAAATTTGGTTGTGCAGCATTCTCCAAAGGAGAAGTGGAAACGCCATAAATGTGGAGAAGTCTCTTTCTTCTGGACTATCTTTTGTCAAATAGTTGTAAGTGCTCTTAATTGCAAATGGAACCAACAACACATGCTGccatattaaatatattagacCACGTATATTCTAAAAGAATGTTGCTAttatatgattaattaaattaaattaaaccaATTACTGCATCAAATAATGTTAGGTATCCCATAACAAATACCTACAAATACAACATTTCGTATATATTGAAAGAACAAAGCTTTTTATATTATAGACACTATCTATAGTCCCTTGCATGATATTTATGTATGTCATTGTAACTACATATTCTAATTATAGTATGAACAAACCCGCGGGCGCGCGGTTGGGTTACATACGCGCGTTCGACCCACATTACAAAAAAGATTATTGTTAgcgataattttttagtcacaacaaaaaaaaaattgtgactaaatgtgacttttagtcacaacaaaaaagttACTTATGacaaaacataatatttagttaaaagttgttactaatttagttttagtcacaacaagtattaaactaaaaacatatttattcacaacaaattgtaatttttgtgactaatacttttagccacggacTTTTTACTCACAACGTaggaatgataatttataattagtcacaacttttttatttttaatcacaagtttCGCTGtgactaaatttaaaattttgtgtagTGCCAATTATAGTTATAATATACAtcttatttactttttaaaattttaaaataatttaacatttgaaaaataaaatttaatataattgatTACAtgcgcattttttttttaaaaaaaaaaagttaataaatATACAACAGACTTTTTCAATCTTTACTTTTATTATAGACTTGAAAGTAAGAATGGCAAAAAGATTCACGATTTGATTGGAGTTCTAATCTGACGGATTAGTGGTGATTCAAAATATTCGAATCACCGATTGGATAAGACAAAATCTAAATTAGGGCccgttgaaaaaaaatttaaaaaatcaaaagctgctttttaaaaaaaactgtgATAAAGAAGTGTTTGACAAGCCGCGTTAAAAACACTTTATTGAAGAATTTATGAAAAAACTACAACTAAAAGTTAAAATGGTACAATCCAACTTctagaaaaatttattttgattaaaagactctataataaactattttgtactaaaaatatatttaatatttattatatattacaaaaaatattattgtaaaCTAATGTTTTCTTCATTTATCTTATCGAGTTAATTGACTATATATACCATATTAAACATTttaaatttacaattttttaattaatgtccTACTCATTAAacttttcatttatctttttcctttttcttaatattttttttgagttaataattttttaaaaaaaaaatagtaaaatatcataaaaCTATATGCTTAAAAATAAGCTTCTAACTATAAAGTTGTTtccaaataattatttataattatttttttatgaatcaattataatttataattatttattattaaaaaaaaatgctagCTACACGAttaataattattcaaaattttcaaaaaaaattacaaaaatatctacTAACGTAACAATATAATAAGTTCCTTCACTTTCATTTAGCAACttggaaaataaaatcaaaactaGGATGAAGGAAACAAGTTTGTTCCTATTGTCattcacatttttttaatttaagattgtaaaatttttatctatcttatcttattattaatatgtatgtatatatctcTATTGTTGTATTATTCGAAATATTTTTAAAGGAGAAcgagaatatataaatatatgagtATTTCATGACATGTAAATTATAAATGTAAATATTTGGTAAAAAAATTTGACATTTATTGATTATTAAGGTTGTCTTTTTCAatagttataaatttttttactatatttaaatttatttttggaataaaataatagttacccagattcttaaaaaaatataaaaaacaattaaaatttaatatctcacTAAACAAAATAGAACTTGAAGTATGGTTTGttttctagtatatatatataagtctcAATGTCTTCATTTTTACCTACCTAttttaaaaagagaaaattaatatttaagggTCAGTTTCCCATTTTAATTGATGTCATTTACTTATACTAAAAATCCAGTTAATATTGAAAGACCAcatgtatttatttatataccttttattttgtaatgtacaaattacatttttactgttaattattttttttatttacgtCTTATTTTACTTCTCATAAATAGCACGTGCAAAGCTCCAAGATTATACTATATATGTGTTAGTTTTGTGCTCCTCCTGGCTTTCCTTTTTCTCTCTTCTTTCCTTTTCTCTCTTCTAATTATCCAAAATGAAACTTGTCCAtttgttaaaaacaaaaatgaaacTGGTCCAGGTATCTTTGGTAAATGTGTACACGCATATTTATCTTATAATAttattcaccaaaaaaaaaaattatataaaatattattttagattttatattttaccAAAGTTATTAAATGGgttttctattttgttaaaggctaattagcaattttttctttcgaattttgacatgtactaaatcatgccctcttaatttttttggccgttaaaaattcctcctgaactattaagattattagatttaaggacttttgtctaattttaataaaaaaattctatcaCGGATGAAAGTTTAaaaagcatgatttagtacatatcaaagtttgagaggcacgatttggtagatatcaaagtttggggagcatggtttagtagataaacaattactgaaacagtaaaattgaatgaaattagacaaaagtccttaaatctaacaatcttaatagttcagggggaatttttaacggccaaaaaagtttatggggcatgatttagtatatgtcaaagttcgagaggaaaaattacaaattgcctttgttaaatgacaaaatgaaccttttattttccaaaatggtatAAATAAGACTCTATTGATTTTTTTGACTAACTTGAAcagattttttatcaaaataaaatttaataataatttaatctaaaagtgttattacaaaactatttacatttTTGTATTTGTTCATTTTAGGAATTGTCTCCAAGTTggttatgttaaaaaaaattatcaaaaaagtgggtatattttaataaaatataatataagggtatttttgattaatgaatagaaaaaaagtatttttcaacttatcttaaattataatttaaatattattaaagtcaaaaattaaatttaattatttatttacaactaacaGTTAAATTTAGTTATTTACACTCAAAATTACTGAAAAATACCAATAAAGCCCATAATAAATCAATTCTTAGTTCTTAGTATATAAGACGAATGTTttctcattaattaattaataaaaaatctcTTCTTCTAAGAAGGAAATGAGGGAACGAAACATAACAAGTTACGAAAATGATGAAAACaccacttaaaaaaaaaaataccgtgAAAACACATTGCATGCATGagctaaaatatttattttcttcttgttcttctaattctttttcattattattattatgaataaGTATTGTTAGATATGGTAAGGGAAGTTTAAAATGGGATGGAGTTAATTAATTTAGATCAAAGAAAAACATATATACCTTAAAGGTGCCAAGGGACTTCCATGGCCATTCAGTGAGGATTCCAGGCGTAGAAGCCatattctttctctttcttctgatgatatttatatatatttatatatatttctctcTAAATCTAAACTGAATTTGTGAAATGTGTGCTCCAAATACTTGGTGGAAGGcctcttttatatataaatatatgtaactGCTTCCTGCTAGctgcaattaataattatatgccTTAAATTCAAATGCGACagattttttttgagaaataaatataaaattatactatatattattttttaattttttttccaagtATAATTTGGGTTGTTCTGGTAATTTTTATGTGAGTTGCTATGCGGATTTTAGTTGCGACTTAAGTTGCTCCGTTAGTTGTTATAGATGTTACTGTTTgaagtctaaaaataaaaaacccctaagaaataataaatgtagatatttttttgcaataaaataattttgagttcTCATACATATACCTAACTAAGCTTATACTTTTGTCTTTCATATAGAAAAAgaggggaaaaaaacaaaaaatattggGAAGTTTTATTTACACTTCATAAAATGATAAGAATatcatattattaaaaaaaaagataaacttaaataatttttaaaaattaatcttaatatattttttttttttgaaattttctcctcacattattttattttaatttcaatacttattttgattttattttcatatttcttttctaaatcatgtatatattctttttttctaagaaaatttcatataattttttgttttattttttttttcataatatttaaaatataatttatttttgtttgataggtGTTTAAGgcagatttttgttaacaaaatatataagaattttACGTAATAAATATGTAACAGAATTAATAACGACAATAAATGAACACCAgatatttttacgtggttttgtagttaaaatctatATATTCCACGAGTCCTTCTTATTAGGGATGATGATTTGGATACAGAGTACAATTTTCTCAGTTAATGtaagatataatttttttctctcaaattttCAATCCCTTTCTCATTGAACTCTGTCCCTATTTATAGGTGTATATGATGATAGTTATTATTATTGAGATCTAATCATTTGCAACTGTTCATGAAACGTGGATAATACACGTGGgataatatttaataactaagacatagtctaattttagaatcataattgattaattaaaatcttttTGCTTCACAATTAAACCCtggcttagtaaaaattcataaataagacatagtctaattttagaatcataattgattaattaaaatcaattaactaagtctgcaagcagtattatctcaactagtgaggggaccatgggcctatataactaagctttcaataagtagatctagaatttaccaaggtaattttctaacttattaattctgtcttgcaccactatagatttagaattgaataacactctcaattatatagaacgctctatatatacCACGATaaagatacgttatgattatccattgttacaatcctaataatcaaagatcctctatagatgatcttcagtgaatagggataaatttaccgttctacccttcaatgtattttatccttaaaacacttagctacctataaatgatatttcagtaaactaatataattactgaaatcagatctcaatcatttatctctattcagccaagctcgaagaaaatcatcttttcacttctaaatacttatagaagctatagatttcatatctatgatcagcgctcccactcaattgaactaccatgttcccaaaatgtaaatatttgcCAGAACCATAGGTTAGCatccacgaacaacttgaagaacataaataatataactaagttgaacctagccatatcaggattaagatctataaacctaagatcaaccattgatattgacttagaaagatataacagtaagtttatgatatcttatccaagatcaatatcggtcccttccaatgtatactccaacatctgatactggtaaactttgccaatatcctggaaaggacataacacttatccaaggtgtaagtataccttatcgccaattatcatgtcagtctaaatccagtgaactgataaatcatgtgaattaaaattttgaacatataattttaattatattctactgtgctgatgacactataatcatgaacaaatatatatatatatgttctggacttaatagaatttatacattaaatataatcatgaaataaattatgtgaactatgcaatataaaatgcaatttttgatcttttattaattagtaaatttgattataacccaacaaatacaataattaaaatattaaaataataataaaaataaatttaattaattaaaaaataaacaaatataaatattaaaacaataaaaaaaactcgtttgaaaaaaaataaaaaaaataagatcaaAACTTTTTCggcttaaaataaataacaaattcaatatttatatttatatcgtATGTGATAAAGTGAAACTAATATATGAATCTATTTATTCTCGATCTCAATGTTCTGGTAGCATTGTGGGTA
This window harbors:
- the LOC115713279 gene encoding very-long-chain aldehyde decarbonylase CER1 is translated as MASTPGILTEWPWKSLGTFKHVLLVPFAIKSTYNYLTKDSPEERDFSTFMAFPLLLWRMLHNQIWISLSRYINAKGNNRILDRGLEFDQVDREKNWDDQILFNGIWFYVGIFTIDGAQNLPLWRSDGVLITILLHTTFVEFAYYWLHRALHHHYLYNRYHSHHHSSIVTEPITSVIHPFAEHIAYFVLFATPILTTLFTRTASIASIAGYMTYIDFMNNLGHCNFELVPKSLFSIFPPLKYFMYTPSFHSLHHTQFRTNYSLFMPLYDYLYGTMDKSTDSLYETSLKRGEESAQVVYLTHLTTPESIFHLQVGFAHVSSKPYVSPKWYIMMFMWPLTLWSIMITWIYGRPFVVERHRFNRLNVQTWAIPKYKLQYSLQWQNASINSLVEEAILEAEEKGVKVLSLGLLNQSEELNAYGALYVKRHPELKTKVVDGSSLAVAVILNTIPKPTTQVLLRGKITKVASLVALALCHKGIQVATLREDEYTKLKNFLLNVDSKSNLVLTKSTSYQVWLVGDGLSEEEQLKASKGTVFIPFSQFQPKKLRKDCFYHYTPAMLTPKSLENVHSCENWLPRRVMSAWRVAGIVHGLEDWNEHECGVIPTTNNNNNNNNADFSHFHKVWEAALRHGFQPLNNISST